In the Catenovulum adriaticum genome, AATGATGGAACAATTTTTTACTCATCAGAATATTGATAATTTTCTAACTGATCAACAAGGTCATGCTAATCACTTTAATTTTGCGCCTGTAATAGAAAAAATAAACTTTGAACCTGCTTATGACTCACTAGTCAGTACGGTTAATGAGTCTAAATTTGGCAGCATGTTAGCGATGTTTGGTGGCGCTTCTGCAATCGAACCATTGAAAGAGCCTTTTATTGAAAAAATCAAACTTAAGTTAATTGAAATTAGTCAAAGTGATGAATTCAATGAATTATTAAAAGATTCAGTTGAGCAACCTAGTGTTATCGAAGAACTAAGAAATAAAGTCGAACAAATTGTCTCTACGCGATTGGATGAATTAACGCCTAAAATGATTAAAGCCATAGTGCAAGACATGATTAAACAGCACTTAGGTTGGCTCGTTGTTTGGGGCGGCGTATTTGGAGGGACTTTTGGTTTAGTGGCAGCT is a window encoding:
- a CDS encoding DUF445 domain-containing protein encodes the protein MNKSLITNLLAAVLTAIGYFLDNPMVLSIGLFALSGAFTNWLAVHMLFEKVPGLYGSGVIEDRFEEFKSAIKNLMMEQFFTHQNIDNFLTDQQGHANHFNFAPVIEKINFEPAYDSLVSTVNESKFGSMLAMFGGASAIEPLKEPFIEKIKLKLIEISQSDEFNELLKDSVEQPSVIEELRNKVEQIVSTRLDELTPKMIKAIVQDMIKQHLGWLVVWGGVFGGTFGLVAALI